A single region of the Miscanthus floridulus cultivar M001 unplaced genomic scaffold, ASM1932011v1 fs_786_1, whole genome shotgun sequence genome encodes:
- the LOC136533085 gene encoding uncharacterized protein isoform X2, translating to MEHLFMQAFESKNRVAAQVQKHADSYSRILACNLLAAGHQPPEWLLPSATLPQELNGKPIVLTGRQITTPAINRTVFLPLAVPSTLSTKSGDPNGYDAYQGTSCTALGTTNQHEEQQQEQASLTQELTESCTAAKLFSRIQRSRSRQKHIEDCLHGGDRAAKSGSCDGMQDGMHKSNLKTVGSNRAAASSSSVPCDDVPDCAETTSGSGQGGGFCAIQGKSTDFLKCDNNPEDQGVKLDGFPPLIVENKIICSDSDVGVSNNCSVRDSPGVPLPDFSKPNTADSVCHRIPETHLLVEPKMLQFDVAESVCMNPSSEQTGQQQESGLKSDHLDLAFTNLSSEDPSSTSSQGPHSMGRLLLNHVRSGHLNHDSASVEQHHKYTSECGHPDLTSMPSPNKKPSPTCSAEVLNSTGEPLLHKNTEHIPETNSLGRAYPKVSQPLKIDTLKSNETNCSVVIEHTPRSLLDNDTMQVIEDTDKPKSHVSPPYSGPLQQPTQLADARFGAHTSPGISPNSLLGVDGCNHLSNLQKDDTNSRCSQDRSAELLPPHNFISTDACQSRHLSYRTQSNDKHSNGAAAVNASKSADSELSQEQYLLVRPSLEFNGSISVVKTPLGHPPLGMQNEMIQADPVSDSINCSSGKLGDDVHVSKACGGSADNRKNESVVPKVSPIGSSRTRDKQVTEKNAVASSGKNNGKLRQGKEQETPDAKDDVQVIADSCTAENIEKMKSPCTSESCDKNNKHQEDRGHAQKKSAADGVQINGGMSSKRKRIKCQDTVLPNSQDTNPLSPNHQDGIGTHVVTAEKISVETQPSGRYFLRNSGFDNFMLLKSETKNDAVNHSMSVASDVQQNENSSPKLRDRFSLSEVALCNSSSAKVLSPNFSNGISSRNVIEEMDLQNYQAQLQNICDAAASSPLASSSMELCSQEENTYLQGERLSVANSNVEHPWMAPQMDEILSQSVPLNPANYFSTDSTNIFPSYALDQHGKQASAPVALFHEKLSYGSGVEVDRKFRSEDLTGHLLSDDTTPRQKDDDSVEFNDAMPQFESFDFSLPLDSSTTEERTFESVHDSRQFGTFNSDTSNKYKMSTVSGMRQLLATMSGKAANCLFNDDGRQHSVSIDGRITDIFGSSGLGHKGSFITSDVVASCSSNAANKQDNGENPLTPYVEKYCVGKLSEKNRSVSEHMGSIPELLCFRIDEDSDIAEENDYREILPGSVGNQGQSGRKALQDITGLCQSIGNPASYSIGMIMDTGDRDMTVETFSSELNHDPDLRNDGDNKKPKESCASLLKKGGKMSHSLHNRLSKRETRQSEANPGKRSKPSNIVANVASFIPLVKPKVQPACVKKDVRVKALEAAEAAKRLEEKKRNEREMRKAAAKLEREKLKQEKELKQKQEEEQKKKRGADVATRKRQRDEEERREKERKKKCIEEARKQQTRPMERKHANNDKEAHPEAHDNKERQKNLAEAVKVPVKFDEMTGLGGKATNSHNEMVVITDERPAIFGSHCLENIPNSIEESYIMTPYKDSDDEDNDFEHKEESRRRRKLVPSWARGENLENILLSNYVLDARKIFARKCSSDLSETCPVHIPQRGFR from the exons ATGGAGCACCTGTTCATGCAGGCCTTCGAGAGCAAGAACCGGGTGGCCGCGCAGGTGCAGAAGCACGCCGACTCCTACTCCAGGATCCTCGCCTGCAACCTCCTCGCCGCTGGTCACCAGCCCCCGGAATGGCTCCTCCCTTCCGCCACCCTGCCCCAAG AGCTGAATGGCAAACCAATTGTTCTGACTGGAAGACAGATTACAACACCAGCCATCAATAGGACTGTCTTTCTGCCTCTAGCTGTTCCTAGCACTTTGTCCACAAAGTCGGGGGATCCAAATGGATATGATGCCTACCAAGGCACTAGTTGCACTGCTCTGGGTACTACTAACCAACATGAAGAGCAGCAGCAAGAGCAGGCTTCGCTTACCCAGGAGCTTACTGAGTCTTGCACTGCAGCCAAATTGTTTTCAAGGATTCAGCGTTCCAGGTCAAGGCAAAAGCATATTGAAGATTGCCTACATGGAGGAGATCGAGCTGCAAAGAGTGGAAGCTGTGATGGTATGCAAGATGGGATGCATAAGTCTAACCTTAAGACTGTGGGGTCAAACAGAGCTGCTGCATCATCATCTTCCGTGCCGTGTGATGATGTCCCAGACTGTGCTGAAACAACATCAGGTTCAGGTCAGGGTGGTGGTTTTTGTGCCATTCAAGGGAAGTCAACTGACTTCTTGAAGTGCGACAACAATCCTGAAGACCAAGGAGTTAAGTTAGATGGTTTCCCACCGCTGATTGTAGAGAACAAGATTATCTGTTCTGATAGCGACGTCGGGGTCAGTAACAACTGTTCTGTTAGAGATTCACCGGGTGTGCCacttccagatttctctaagccAAACACTGCAGATAGTGTGTGCCATCGAATTCCTGAAACTCACTTATTGGTTGAGCCAAAAATGCTTCAATTTGATGTTGCTGAATCAGTTTGTATGAATCCTTCCAGTGAACAAACAGGTCAGCAACAGGAATCTGGTCTGAAAAGTgaccatcttgatcttgcttttaCAAATCTGTCAAGTGAAGACCCATCTTCTACCAGCTCTCAGGGACCTCATTCTATGGGAAGGTTGTTGCTTAATCATGTTAGGTCAGGACATTTGAACCATGACAGTGCATCAGTGGAGCAGCACCACAAATATACTTCAGAATGTGGCCATCCTGATCTTACTAGTATGCCTTCTCCAAATAAGAAACCATCTCCGACGTGTTCTGCTGAAGTACTGAATTCTACGGGTGAACCATTACTTCATAAGAATACAGAACATATTCCTGAAACCAATTCTTTGGGAAGAGCATACCCCAAGGTCAGCCAACCACTTAAAATAGATACATTGAAGAGTAATGAAACCAATTGTTCTGTGGTTATTGAGCATACCCCAAGGTCACTGCTTGATAATGATACAATGCAGGTTATTGAGGATACTGACAAACCGAAATCTCATGTCTCACCTCCATACAGTGGACCTTTGCAGCAGCCTACCCAACTAGCTGATGCAAGGTTTGGGGCTCATACATCACCAGGAATATCACCGAACAGTTTGTTAGGGGTGGATGGCTGTAATCACCTTTCAAATTTGCAGAAAGATGACACAAATAGCCGATGCTCCCAAGACAGATCTGCTGAGCTGCTTCCACCTCATAATTTTATTTCCACTGATGCTTGTCAATCAAGGCACTTGTCTTATAGAACACAAAGTAACGACAAACATTCCAATGGTGCTGCTGCTGTGAATGCCTCTAAATCTGCAGATAGTGAGTTATCACAGGAACAGTATTTATTAGTCAGACCATCTTTGGAATTTAATGGAAGTATTTCAGTTGTGAAAACTCCCTTGGGCCATCCTCCTCTGGGCATGCAAAATGAGATGATCCAAGCAGACCCAGTATCTGACTCAATCAATTGCTCTTCAGGAAAATTGGGTGATGATGTTCATGTCAGCAAAGCCTGTGGTGGTTCTGCTGATAACAGAAAGAACGAATCTGTGGTTCCAAAAGTTAGCCCGATTGGTTCATCTAGAACCAGAGATAAGCAAGTAACAGAAAAGAATGCTGTCGCTTCATCAGGAAAAAACAATGGAAAACTGCGACAAG GAAAAGAACAAGAGACCCCTGATGCTAAGGATGATGTGCAAGTAATTGCTGAT TCATGCACAGCCGAAAACATTGAGAAAATGAAGTCTCCATGTACGTCAGAATCTTGTGACAAGAACAACAAGCACCAAGAGGATAGAGGGCatgctcagaagaagtcagctgCAGATGGTGTCCAGATTAATGGGGGTATGTCATCCAAAAGAAAACGAATAAAGTGCCAAGACACTGTGCTTCCCAATTCTCAAGACACAAATCCATTATCTCCGAATCACCAAGATGGCATTGGCACCCATGTGGTAACTGCAGAAAAAATTTCAGTGGAAACACAACCTTCTGGTCGTTACTTCCTAAGAAATTCAGGATTTGATAACTTCATGCTTCTCAAGTCTGAGACAAAGAATGATGCAGTGAACCACAGTATGTCAGTTGCAAGTGATGTTCAACAAAATGAGAATTCTTCTCCCAAGCTAAGAGATAGGTTCAGCCTATCTGAGGTTGCTCTCTGTAACTCTTCTAGTGCAAAGGTTTTATCACCTAATTTTAGTAATGGTATCAGCAGCAGGAATGTAATTGAAGAAATGGACCTCCAAAACTATCAAGCACAGTTACAAAATATTTGTGATGCTGCTGCAAGTTCTCCATTGGCTAGCAGCTCTATGGAACTCTGCAGTCAAGAG GAAAATACTTACTTACAAGGTGAGAGATTAAGTGTTGCTAATTCCAATGTGGAACATCCGTGGATGGCTCCTCAGATGGATGAAATATTGTCTCAGAGTGTGCCACTGAATCCAGCAAATTATTTCAGCACTGATTCAACAAATATATTCCCGAGTTATGCATTGGATCAACATGGTAAACAGGCATCTGCTCCAGTTGCATTGTTTCATGAGAAATTAAGTTATGGCTCTGGCGTGGAAGTTGATAGGAAATTTAGAAGTGAAGATCTAACAGGACATTTACTATCTGATGATACTACCCCAAGGCAAAAGGATGATGACTCTGTGGAATTTAATGATGCAATGCCACAATTTGAGAGCTTTGATTTTTCTCTTCCATTGGATAGCTCAACTACTGAAGAAAGGACATTTGAGAGCGTTCATGATTCCAGACAATTTGGTACATTTAATTCTGATACCTCTAATAAATATAAGATGAGCACAGTAAGTGGCATGCGTCAGCTATTGGCAACTATGTCAGGGAAAGCTGCAAACTGTTTGTTTAATGATGATGGAAGACAACACAGTGTAAGTATTGATGGCAGAATAACAGATATTTTTGGTTCAAGTGGATTGGGACATAAGGGTTCTTTCATTACTTCTGATGTTGTAGCGTCATGTTCCTCAAATGCTGCCAACAAACAGGATAATGGTGAAAATCCATTGACCCCTTATGTTGAAAAGTATTGCGTGGGGAAACTTTCAGAAAAAAATAGATCTGTTTCAGAGCATATGGGTTCAATTCCTGAGCTTTTATGCTTCCGAATTGATGAAGACAGTGACATTGCAGAAGAAAATGATTACCGAGAGATATTACCTGGATCTGTAGGCAACCAGGGCCAATCTGGAAGAAAAGCACTTCAGGATATCACTGGACTATGTCAAAGCATTGGGAATCCTGCCTCTTATTCGATAGGTATGATTATGGATACAGGTGACAGAGACATGACTGTAGAAACTTTCAGCAGCGAACTCAATCATGATCCAGATCTCAGGAATGATGGTGATAACAAGAAGCCTAAAGAAAGTTGTGCTTCTTTATTAAAAAAAGGAGGGAAAATGTCTCATTCCCTCCATAACAGATTAAGCAAGAGAGAAACAAGACAGAGTGAAGCAAATCCTGGCAAGCGCTCTAAGCCTAGCAATATTGTTGCTAATGTGGCATCTTTTATACCTCTTGTAAAGCCAAAGGTGCAACCTGCATGTG TGAAAAAAGATGTCAGAGTGAAGGCACTTGAGGCAGCTGAAGCTGCAAAACGTCTTGAAGAAAAGAAACGAAATGAACGTGAAATgcgcaaagcagcagcaaaattaGAGCGTGAGAAACTGAAGCAAGAGAAAGAACTAAAGCAAAAACAGGAAGAGGAACAGAAGAAGAAAAGAGGTGCTGATGTGGCAACAAGGAAGAGGCAGAGGGATGAGGAGGAAAGGAGGGAAAAGGAGAGAAAAAAGAAATGCATTGAAGAAGCTCGAAAACAACAGACGCGACCTATGGAAAGAAAGCATGCCAACAATGACAAAGAAGCTCATCCAGAAGCTCAT GATAATAAGGAGCGGCAGAAGAATTTGGCTGAAGCGGTGAAAGTCCCAGTAAAATTTGATGAAATGACAGGTCTTGGAGGAAAGGCCACTAACAGTCACAATGAAATGGTTGTGATAACCGATGAGAGGCCTGCAATTTTTGGATCTCATTGTCTGgaaaatatcccaaacagtatTGAGGAG TCATACATAATGACTCCATATAAAGATTCTGATGATGAGGATAATGATTTCGAACATAAAGAAGAATCAAGGCGAAGAAGGAAATTGGTTCCTTCATGGGCTCG GGGAGAAAACTTGGAAAACATCTTATTATCCAATTATGTTTTGGACGCTAGAAAAATCTTTGCACGAAAATGCTCATCTGATCTCTCTGAAA CTTGTCCTGTCCACATACCACAACGTGGTTTCAGATGA
- the LOC136533085 gene encoding uncharacterized protein isoform X3, protein MEHLFMQAFESKNRVAAQVQKHADSYSRILACNLLAAGHQPPEWLLPSATLPQELNGKPIVLTGRQITTPAINRTVFLPLAVPSTLSTKSGDPNGYDAYQGTSCTALGTTNQHEEQQQEQASLTQELTESCTAAKLFSRIQRSRSRQKHIEDCLHGGDRAAKSGSCDGMQDGMHKSNLKTVGSNRAAASSSSVPCDDVPDCAETTSGSGQGGGFCAIQGKSTDFLKCDNNPEDQGVKLDGFPPLIVENKIICSDSDVGVSNNCSVRDSPGVPLPDFSKPNTADSVCHRIPETHLLVEPKMLQFDVAESVCMNPSSEQTGQQQESGLKSDHLDLAFTNLSSEDPSSTSSQGPHSMGRLLLNHVRSGHLNHDSASVEQHHKYTSECGHPDLTSMPSPNKKPSPTCSAEVLNSTGEPLLHKNTEHIPETNSLGRAYPKVIEDTDKPKSHVSPPYSGPLQQPTQLADARFGAHTSPGISPNSLLGVDGCNHLSNLQKDDTNSRCSQDRSAELLPPHNFISTDACQSRHLSYRTQSNDKHSNGAAAVNASKSADSELSQEQYLLVRPSLEFNGSISVVKTPLGHPPLGMQNEMIQADPVSDSINCSSGKLGDDVHVSKACGGSADNRKNESVVPKVSPIGSSRTRDKQVTEKNAVASSGKNNGKLRQGKEQETPDAKDDVQVIADAKDDVQVIADSCTAENIEKMKSPCTSESCDKNNKHQEDRGHAQKKSAADGVQINGGMSSKRKRIKCQDTVLPNSQDTNPLSPNHQDGIGTHVVTAEKISVETQPSGRYFLRNSGFDNFMLLKSETKNDAVNHSMSVASDVQQNENSSPKLRDRFSLSEVALCNSSSAKVLSPNFSNGISSRNVIEEMDLQNYQAQLQNICDAAASSPLASSSMELCSQEENTYLQGERLSVANSNVEHPWMAPQMDEILSQSVPLNPANYFSTDSTNIFPSYALDQHGKQASAPVALFHEKLSYGSGVEVDRKFRSEDLTGHLLSDDTTPRQKDDDSVEFNDAMPQFESFDFSLPLDSSTTEERTFESVHDSRQFGTFNSDTSNKYKMSTVSGMRQLLATMSGKAANCLFNDDGRQHSVSIDGRITDIFGSSGLGHKGSFITSDVVASCSSNAANKQDNGENPLTPYVEKYCVGKLSEKNRSVSEHMGSIPELLCFRIDEDSDIAEENDYREILPGSVGNQGQSGRKALQDITGLCQSIGNPASYSIGMIMDTGDRDMTVETFSSELNHDPDLRNDGDNKKPKESCASLLKKGGKMSHSLHNRLSKRETRQSEANPGKRSKPSNIVANVASFIPLVKPKVQPACVKKDVRVKALEAAEAAKRLEEKKRNEREMRKAAAKLEREKLKQEKELKQKQEEEQKKKRGADVATRKRQRDEEERREKERKKKCIEEARKQQTRPMERKHANNDKEAHPEAHDNKERQKNLAEAVKVPVKFDEMTGLGGKATNSHNEMVVITDERPAIFGSHCLENIPNSIEESYIMTPYKDSDDEDNDFEHKEESRRRRKLVPSWARGENLENILLSNYVLDARKIFARKCSSDLSETCPVHIPQRGFR, encoded by the exons ATGGAGCACCTGTTCATGCAGGCCTTCGAGAGCAAGAACCGGGTGGCCGCGCAGGTGCAGAAGCACGCCGACTCCTACTCCAGGATCCTCGCCTGCAACCTCCTCGCCGCTGGTCACCAGCCCCCGGAATGGCTCCTCCCTTCCGCCACCCTGCCCCAAG AGCTGAATGGCAAACCAATTGTTCTGACTGGAAGACAGATTACAACACCAGCCATCAATAGGACTGTCTTTCTGCCTCTAGCTGTTCCTAGCACTTTGTCCACAAAGTCGGGGGATCCAAATGGATATGATGCCTACCAAGGCACTAGTTGCACTGCTCTGGGTACTACTAACCAACATGAAGAGCAGCAGCAAGAGCAGGCTTCGCTTACCCAGGAGCTTACTGAGTCTTGCACTGCAGCCAAATTGTTTTCAAGGATTCAGCGTTCCAGGTCAAGGCAAAAGCATATTGAAGATTGCCTACATGGAGGAGATCGAGCTGCAAAGAGTGGAAGCTGTGATGGTATGCAAGATGGGATGCATAAGTCTAACCTTAAGACTGTGGGGTCAAACAGAGCTGCTGCATCATCATCTTCCGTGCCGTGTGATGATGTCCCAGACTGTGCTGAAACAACATCAGGTTCAGGTCAGGGTGGTGGTTTTTGTGCCATTCAAGGGAAGTCAACTGACTTCTTGAAGTGCGACAACAATCCTGAAGACCAAGGAGTTAAGTTAGATGGTTTCCCACCGCTGATTGTAGAGAACAAGATTATCTGTTCTGATAGCGACGTCGGGGTCAGTAACAACTGTTCTGTTAGAGATTCACCGGGTGTGCCacttccagatttctctaagccAAACACTGCAGATAGTGTGTGCCATCGAATTCCTGAAACTCACTTATTGGTTGAGCCAAAAATGCTTCAATTTGATGTTGCTGAATCAGTTTGTATGAATCCTTCCAGTGAACAAACAGGTCAGCAACAGGAATCTGGTCTGAAAAGTgaccatcttgatcttgcttttaCAAATCTGTCAAGTGAAGACCCATCTTCTACCAGCTCTCAGGGACCTCATTCTATGGGAAGGTTGTTGCTTAATCATGTTAGGTCAGGACATTTGAACCATGACAGTGCATCAGTGGAGCAGCACCACAAATATACTTCAGAATGTGGCCATCCTGATCTTACTAGTATGCCTTCTCCAAATAAGAAACCATCTCCGACGTGTTCTGCTGAAGTACTGAATTCTACGGGTGAACCATTACTTCATAAGAATACAGAACATATTCCTGAAACCAATTCTTTGGGAAGAGCATACCCCAAG GTTATTGAGGATACTGACAAACCGAAATCTCATGTCTCACCTCCATACAGTGGACCTTTGCAGCAGCCTACCCAACTAGCTGATGCAAGGTTTGGGGCTCATACATCACCAGGAATATCACCGAACAGTTTGTTAGGGGTGGATGGCTGTAATCACCTTTCAAATTTGCAGAAAGATGACACAAATAGCCGATGCTCCCAAGACAGATCTGCTGAGCTGCTTCCACCTCATAATTTTATTTCCACTGATGCTTGTCAATCAAGGCACTTGTCTTATAGAACACAAAGTAACGACAAACATTCCAATGGTGCTGCTGCTGTGAATGCCTCTAAATCTGCAGATAGTGAGTTATCACAGGAACAGTATTTATTAGTCAGACCATCTTTGGAATTTAATGGAAGTATTTCAGTTGTGAAAACTCCCTTGGGCCATCCTCCTCTGGGCATGCAAAATGAGATGATCCAAGCAGACCCAGTATCTGACTCAATCAATTGCTCTTCAGGAAAATTGGGTGATGATGTTCATGTCAGCAAAGCCTGTGGTGGTTCTGCTGATAACAGAAAGAACGAATCTGTGGTTCCAAAAGTTAGCCCGATTGGTTCATCTAGAACCAGAGATAAGCAAGTAACAGAAAAGAATGCTGTCGCTTCATCAGGAAAAAACAATGGAAAACTGCGACAAG GAAAAGAACAAGAGACCCCTGATGCTAAGGATGATGTGCAAGTAATTGCTGATGCTAAGGATGATGTGCAAGTAATTGCTGATTCATGCACAGCCGAAAACATTGAGAAAATGAAGTCTCCATGTACGTCAGAATCTTGTGACAAGAACAACAAGCACCAAGAGGATAGAGGGCatgctcagaagaagtcagctgCAGATGGTGTCCAGATTAATGGGGGTATGTCATCCAAAAGAAAACGAATAAAGTGCCAAGACACTGTGCTTCCCAATTCTCAAGACACAAATCCATTATCTCCGAATCACCAAGATGGCATTGGCACCCATGTGGTAACTGCAGAAAAAATTTCAGTGGAAACACAACCTTCTGGTCGTTACTTCCTAAGAAATTCAGGATTTGATAACTTCATGCTTCTCAAGTCTGAGACAAAGAATGATGCAGTGAACCACAGTATGTCAGTTGCAAGTGATGTTCAACAAAATGAGAATTCTTCTCCCAAGCTAAGAGATAGGTTCAGCCTATCTGAGGTTGCTCTCTGTAACTCTTCTAGTGCAAAGGTTTTATCACCTAATTTTAGTAATGGTATCAGCAGCAGGAATGTAATTGAAGAAATGGACCTCCAAAACTATCAAGCACAGTTACAAAATATTTGTGATGCTGCTGCAAGTTCTCCATTGGCTAGCAGCTCTATGGAACTCTGCAGTCAAGAG GAAAATACTTACTTACAAGGTGAGAGATTAAGTGTTGCTAATTCCAATGTGGAACATCCGTGGATGGCTCCTCAGATGGATGAAATATTGTCTCAGAGTGTGCCACTGAATCCAGCAAATTATTTCAGCACTGATTCAACAAATATATTCCCGAGTTATGCATTGGATCAACATGGTAAACAGGCATCTGCTCCAGTTGCATTGTTTCATGAGAAATTAAGTTATGGCTCTGGCGTGGAAGTTGATAGGAAATTTAGAAGTGAAGATCTAACAGGACATTTACTATCTGATGATACTACCCCAAGGCAAAAGGATGATGACTCTGTGGAATTTAATGATGCAATGCCACAATTTGAGAGCTTTGATTTTTCTCTTCCATTGGATAGCTCAACTACTGAAGAAAGGACATTTGAGAGCGTTCATGATTCCAGACAATTTGGTACATTTAATTCTGATACCTCTAATAAATATAAGATGAGCACAGTAAGTGGCATGCGTCAGCTATTGGCAACTATGTCAGGGAAAGCTGCAAACTGTTTGTTTAATGATGATGGAAGACAACACAGTGTAAGTATTGATGGCAGAATAACAGATATTTTTGGTTCAAGTGGATTGGGACATAAGGGTTCTTTCATTACTTCTGATGTTGTAGCGTCATGTTCCTCAAATGCTGCCAACAAACAGGATAATGGTGAAAATCCATTGACCCCTTATGTTGAAAAGTATTGCGTGGGGAAACTTTCAGAAAAAAATAGATCTGTTTCAGAGCATATGGGTTCAATTCCTGAGCTTTTATGCTTCCGAATTGATGAAGACAGTGACATTGCAGAAGAAAATGATTACCGAGAGATATTACCTGGATCTGTAGGCAACCAGGGCCAATCTGGAAGAAAAGCACTTCAGGATATCACTGGACTATGTCAAAGCATTGGGAATCCTGCCTCTTATTCGATAGGTATGATTATGGATACAGGTGACAGAGACATGACTGTAGAAACTTTCAGCAGCGAACTCAATCATGATCCAGATCTCAGGAATGATGGTGATAACAAGAAGCCTAAAGAAAGTTGTGCTTCTTTATTAAAAAAAGGAGGGAAAATGTCTCATTCCCTCCATAACAGATTAAGCAAGAGAGAAACAAGACAGAGTGAAGCAAATCCTGGCAAGCGCTCTAAGCCTAGCAATATTGTTGCTAATGTGGCATCTTTTATACCTCTTGTAAAGCCAAAGGTGCAACCTGCATGTG TGAAAAAAGATGTCAGAGTGAAGGCACTTGAGGCAGCTGAAGCTGCAAAACGTCTTGAAGAAAAGAAACGAAATGAACGTGAAATgcgcaaagcagcagcaaaattaGAGCGTGAGAAACTGAAGCAAGAGAAAGAACTAAAGCAAAAACAGGAAGAGGAACAGAAGAAGAAAAGAGGTGCTGATGTGGCAACAAGGAAGAGGCAGAGGGATGAGGAGGAAAGGAGGGAAAAGGAGAGAAAAAAGAAATGCATTGAAGAAGCTCGAAAACAACAGACGCGACCTATGGAAAGAAAGCATGCCAACAATGACAAAGAAGCTCATCCAGAAGCTCAT GATAATAAGGAGCGGCAGAAGAATTTGGCTGAAGCGGTGAAAGTCCCAGTAAAATTTGATGAAATGACAGGTCTTGGAGGAAAGGCCACTAACAGTCACAATGAAATGGTTGTGATAACCGATGAGAGGCCTGCAATTTTTGGATCTCATTGTCTGgaaaatatcccaaacagtatTGAGGAG TCATACATAATGACTCCATATAAAGATTCTGATGATGAGGATAATGATTTCGAACATAAAGAAGAATCAAGGCGAAGAAGGAAATTGGTTCCTTCATGGGCTCG GGGAGAAAACTTGGAAAACATCTTATTATCCAATTATGTTTTGGACGCTAGAAAAATCTTTGCACGAAAATGCTCATCTGATCTCTCTGAAA CTTGTCCTGTCCACATACCACAACGTGGTTTCAGATGA